A region of Campylobacter armoricus DNA encodes the following proteins:
- the topA gene encoding type I DNA topoisomerase, with protein MKNLIIVESPAKAKTIGNFLGKDYEVIASKGHIRDLPKTSFGIKIEDENFKPEYRISNDHSNLVKELKEKAKKAKTIYLATDEDREGEAIAYHIAKAINKDENSLPRIVFHEITKNAIENALKNPRTLNVNSVNAQQTRRLLDRIVGYKLSPLLNQKIQKGLSAGRVQSAALKIIVDREREIKAFVPLKYFSIDMVFEKDLQAELIEFQNQKLERLSITNEDRAKLIFEACKNASFKIKDIESKDRKIAPQAPFMTSTLQQSASNRLGFNPKKTMMIAQKLYEGVKTHQGVMGVITYMRTDSLNIAKEALEEVRKLIKDEFGKEYLPSKANIYTTKSKGAQEAHEAIRPTNLSFTPKLANEFLEKDEARLYTLIYNRFLASQMNPAISQTQNVYAKSNEASFKISGRKILFDGHYKVYGDMDKDKILPNLKIEDTLLIQNIELNSHFTEPPSRYSEAGLVKRLENLGIGRPSTYAPTISLLSAREYVYIDKKQIIPNEIAFVVTEVLEQNFSDIVDSDFTSKMEDKLDIIAEGKMDWQEVLREFYFPFMRKIDEGKKNIKSQKTFTKLDETCPDCGGELAIRKGRYGEFVACLNFPKCKYSRNLKQETQNEEKSEKKLNTIGVKCPSCQEGEIVERFSKRGKFYGCSAYPKCNYISKYKPSEERCSECGETMIIKELKKGTFLECLKCKIKKEI; from the coding sequence ATGAAAAATTTAATCATAGTAGAATCACCTGCCAAAGCTAAAACTATAGGTAATTTTCTAGGCAAAGACTATGAAGTCATAGCTTCTAAAGGACATATTAGAGATTTACCCAAAACAAGCTTTGGTATAAAAATAGAAGATGAAAATTTTAAACCAGAATATAGAATTTCAAATGATCATTCAAATTTAGTAAAAGAGCTCAAAGAAAAAGCTAAAAAAGCTAAAACTATCTACCTTGCAACCGATGAGGATCGCGAGGGTGAAGCCATAGCTTATCATATAGCTAAGGCTATTAATAAAGATGAAAATTCCTTGCCACGCATAGTTTTTCATGAAATCACTAAAAATGCTATAGAAAATGCTTTGAAAAATCCAAGAACTTTAAATGTAAATAGCGTCAATGCCCAGCAAACTAGACGCTTACTTGATCGCATAGTAGGTTATAAACTAAGTCCTTTGCTTAATCAAAAAATTCAAAAAGGTCTAAGTGCTGGGCGTGTGCAAAGTGCAGCTTTAAAAATCATAGTCGATAGAGAAAGAGAAATCAAAGCTTTTGTGCCTTTAAAATACTTTAGTATCGATATGGTTTTTGAAAAAGACTTGCAAGCTGAATTAATTGAATTTCAAAACCAAAAATTAGAAAGATTAAGCATAACCAATGAAGATAGAGCTAAACTTATCTTTGAAGCTTGTAAAAATGCTAGCTTTAAAATCAAAGATATAGAAAGCAAAGATAGAAAAATAGCCCCACAAGCTCCTTTTATGACTTCAACCTTACAACAAAGCGCAAGCAATCGCCTAGGTTTTAATCCTAAAAAAACTATGATGATAGCTCAAAAGCTTTATGAGGGCGTAAAAACCCACCAAGGTGTAATGGGTGTAATTACTTATATGAGGACAGATAGCTTAAACATAGCCAAAGAAGCACTAGAAGAAGTGAGAAAACTTATAAAAGATGAATTTGGTAAAGAATACTTACCAAGCAAAGCAAATATTTATACAACTAAAAGCAAAGGTGCTCAAGAAGCACATGAAGCTATAAGACCGACTAATCTAAGCTTTACCCCAAAACTTGCAAATGAGTTTTTAGAAAAAGATGAAGCAAGATTATATACTTTAATCTATAATCGTTTCCTAGCTTCACAGATGAATCCTGCGATATCTCAAACTCAAAATGTCTATGCAAAATCAAACGAAGCAAGTTTTAAAATAAGTGGTAGAAAAATTTTATTTGATGGACATTATAAAGTATATGGAGATATGGATAAAGATAAAATCTTACCTAATTTAAAAATAGAAGATACACTTCTTATCCAAAATATAGAATTAAACTCACATTTTACCGAACCACCTTCAAGATATTCAGAAGCTGGACTTGTAAAAAGACTAGAAAATCTTGGCATAGGACGCCCTTCTACTTATGCTCCAACTATTTCTTTACTTAGTGCAAGAGAGTATGTATATATAGATAAAAAGCAAATCATACCTAATGAAATAGCCTTTGTCGTAACAGAAGTTTTAGAGCAAAATTTTAGTGATATAGTAGATAGTGATTTTACTTCTAAAATGGAAGATAAGCTTGATATCATTGCAGAAGGCAAGATGGACTGGCAAGAGGTTTTAAGAGAGTTTTATTTTCCTTTTATGAGAAAAATTGATGAGGGTAAAAAAAATATAAAAAGCCAAAAAACTTTCACTAAATTAGATGAAACTTGCCCTGATTGTGGAGGCGAACTTGCTATAAGAAAAGGAAGATATGGTGAATTTGTGGCTTGTTTAAATTTTCCAAAATGCAAATACTCAAGAAATTTAAAACAAGAAACACAAAATGAAGAAAAAAGCGAGAAAAAACTCAACACCATAGGCGTAAAATGTCCAAGTTGTCAAGAAGGTGAAATCGTGGAGCGTTTTTCTAAGCGTGGTAAATTTTATGGGTGTAGTGCTTATCCAAAATGCAACTATATAAGCAAATATAAACCAAGTGAAGAAAGATGTAGCGAATGTGGTGAAACTATGATTA
- a CDS encoding motility associated factor glycosyltransferase family protein: MLKRNLESLEFTNKPLKEKILSLKEEEYINIFPSQIPIIPSKEALSMPNIFFCGIGEGLFLKKLINKHIFIFDKVEFFASVLSKIDLSMELSSGKIYLCDIEEKRLEEQLCLLFSQKDCFEYLGLFKLLSYSEFYEQSAMFDFVYNMCLSVIKRVVGNVDTSFTMDAKIYKQFLANIPSILENIPFQRFIYENKAKNKSVIVVCAGPSLNKQLELLKAYQDDYVIFSLDATYKTLLKNEIYPDFVFSMDIYEQCICFYENLPSNKKEPIYIVSCAVDKSLMKILEKKENKIFILKNLDYQQKLNLNEFGYLDIGINVAHFAYSFAIALGFANVIMIGQDLAFNEKGNSHADTSAFTFHDVEAAEHKATKLEVLAYGKSGFVQTHIGWDEFRKRLEVLFLSHPNVNFYNATEGGAFIDYTKEISFKEILEKLKDKKQDFILPNALSVNRQKKYLNKVLELLQKDFSELQNLNDDATKLLSVLQNCKETNANLAFETILDLILKFNTLLDEAKILQSFMYKPLFYHRGFFNASLYQDPQNALDKYIDFLKIFIEFSSLSLEAISQAKQKYKFS; this comes from the coding sequence ATGCTAAAAAGAAATTTAGAAAGCTTAGAATTTACAAATAAACCTTTAAAAGAAAAAATTTTATCTTTAAAAGAAGAAGAATATATAAATATTTTTCCAAGTCAAATTCCTATCATACCATCTAAAGAAGCCTTGAGTATGCCAAATATATTTTTTTGTGGCATAGGTGAAGGGCTTTTTTTAAAAAAATTGATTAATAAACATATTTTTATTTTTGATAAGGTTGAATTTTTTGCTAGTGTTTTAAGTAAGATTGATTTAAGTATGGAGCTTTCAAGCGGGAAAATTTATCTTTGTGATATAGAAGAAAAAAGGCTAGAAGAGCAGCTTTGCTTGCTTTTTTCTCAAAAGGATTGTTTTGAGTATTTAGGTCTTTTTAAGCTTTTATCTTATAGTGAATTTTATGAGCAAAGTGCTATGTTTGATTTTGTTTATAATATGTGTTTGAGTGTGATAAAAAGAGTGGTTGGAAATGTCGATACAAGCTTTACTATGGATGCTAAAATTTACAAGCAATTTTTAGCTAATATCCCTAGTATTCTTGAGAATATACCTTTTCAAAGATTTATTTATGAAAATAAAGCTAAAAATAAAAGTGTTATTGTAGTTTGTGCTGGACCTTCTTTGAATAAACAACTTGAGCTTTTAAAAGCTTACCAAGATGATTATGTGATTTTTTCTTTGGATGCTACTTATAAGACTTTACTTAAAAATGAAATTTATCCAGATTTTGTTTTTTCTATGGATATTTATGAACAATGTATTTGTTTTTATGAAAATTTACCATCAAATAAAAAAGAACCAATATACATTGTAAGTTGTGCTGTAGATAAATCTTTGATGAAAATTTTAGAAAAAAAAGAAAATAAAATTTTTATTTTAAAAAATTTAGATTATCAGCAAAAATTGAATTTAAATGAATTTGGGTATTTAGACATAGGCATCAATGTGGCTCATTTTGCTTACTCTTTTGCTATTGCTTTGGGTTTTGCTAATGTTATTATGATAGGGCAAGATTTAGCTTTTAATGAAAAAGGCAATTCTCATGCAGATACCAGTGCTTTTACTTTTCATGATGTAGAAGCAGCTGAACATAAGGCTACAAAACTTGAAGTTTTAGCTTATGGTAAATCAGGATTTGTTCAAACTCATATAGGCTGGGATGAATTTAGAAAACGATTAGAAGTTTTATTTTTATCTCATCCTAATGTGAATTTTTATAATGCTACTGAAGGTGGAGCTTTTATTGATTATACTAAAGAGATTAGTTTTAAAGAAATTTTAGAAAAATTAAAAGATAAAAAACAAGATTTTATTTTACCTAATGCTCTAAGCGTTAATAGACAAAAAAAATACCTAAACAAAGTTTTAGAACTTTTGCAAAAAGATTTTTCAGAATTACAAAATTTAAACGATGATGCTACAAAACTTTTAAGTGTTTTGCAAAATTGCAAAGAAACTAATGCCAATTTAGCATTTGAAACCATCTTAGACTTGATTTTAAAATTTAATACCCTTTTAGATGAAGCTAAAATTTTACAAAGTTTTATGTATAAGCCTTTATTTTATCATAGAGGTTTTTTTAATGCTAGTTTATACCAAGATCCACAAAATGCTTTAGACAAATACATAGACTTTTTAAAAATTTTTATAGAATTTAGTAGTTTAAGTCTTGAAGCTATATCTCAAGCTAAGCAAAAATACAAATTTTCTTAA
- a CDS encoding flagellin A, translating into MGFRINTNVASLNAQANANLNSRALDTSLSRLSSGLRINSAADDASGMAIADSLRSQANTLGQAINNGNDALGILQTADKAMDEQLKILDTIKVKATQAAQDGQSTKTRNMLQADINRLMEELDNIANTTAFNGKQLLSGGFTNQEFQIGAQSNQTIKATIGATQSSKIGVTRFETGSAAKSSGIAQLTIKNYNGIDDFKFQPVIISTSVGTGLGALAEEINRNADKTGIRANFLVQTTGVGPIKAGKTDKDFTINGVKIGEVEYKDGDENGALISAINSVKDTTGVEASKDANGRLVLNSRDGRGIKIEGSIGAGAGILAKDKENYGRLSLVKNDGKDILISGTGLEAIGMGAGDMISQASVSLRESKGNIDTNVADAMGFNAYKGGGRMIVTYSSVSAFMSAAGSGMSAGSGFSVGSGKDMSKLYNSTEALAFVTAFSAAFGVSAKGDGSSQFANFGHSDASIKDIAAKDQQAGVTTLKGAMAVMDIAETAITNLDQIRADLGSVQNQITATLNNISVTQVNIKSAESNIRDVDFAAESANFAKFNILAQSGSYAMSQANAVQQNVMRLLQ; encoded by the coding sequence ATGGGATTTCGTATAAACACTAATGTGGCATCTTTGAATGCTCAAGCAAATGCAAATTTAAACTCAAGAGCTTTAGATACTTCTCTAAGCAGACTTAGTTCAGGTCTTAGAATCAACTCTGCAGCTGATGATGCTTCAGGTATGGCTATTGCTGATAGCTTAAGATCACAAGCTAATACTTTAGGCCAAGCTATAAATAATGGTAATGATGCTTTAGGTATCTTACAAACTGCTGATAAAGCTATGGATGAGCAACTTAAAATCTTAGATACCATTAAAGTAAAAGCTACTCAAGCAGCTCAAGATGGACAAAGCACAAAAACAAGAAATATGCTTCAAGCTGATATCAATCGTTTGATGGAAGAACTTGATAATATAGCAAATACTACAGCTTTTAATGGTAAGCAACTTTTAAGTGGTGGTTTTACTAATCAAGAATTCCAAATAGGTGCTCAATCAAATCAAACCATAAAAGCTACTATAGGTGCTACTCAATCAAGCAAAATCGGTGTTACTAGATTTGAAACTGGTTCTGCTGCTAAAAGTAGTGGTATAGCTCAACTTACTATTAAAAATTACAATGGTATAGATGATTTTAAATTCCAACCAGTGATAATTTCTACTTCAGTAGGAACAGGGCTTGGTGCTTTAGCTGAAGAGATTAATAGAAATGCTGATAAAACTGGTATTAGAGCAAATTTCTTAGTGCAAACTACAGGCGTAGGTCCTATAAAAGCTGGAAAAACAGATAAAGACTTTACTATTAATGGAGTAAAAATTGGTGAAGTAGAATACAAAGATGGTGATGAAAATGGAGCTTTGATTTCAGCTATAAATTCAGTTAAAGATACTACAGGGGTAGAAGCTTCTAAAGATGCTAATGGTAGATTAGTGCTTAACTCAAGAGATGGTAGAGGTATTAAAATCGAAGGTAGTATAGGAGCAGGTGCAGGTATTTTAGCAAAAGATAAAGAAAATTATGGTCGTTTATCTTTAGTGAAAAATGATGGTAAAGATATATTAATCTCAGGAACTGGACTTGAAGCTATTGGTATGGGTGCAGGAGATATGATTTCTCAAGCATCAGTTTCACTAAGAGAATCAAAAGGAAATATCGACACCAATGTAGCTGATGCTATGGGCTTTAATGCTTATAAGGGTGGTGGTAGAATGATAGTTACCTACTCATCTGTTTCTGCTTTTATGAGTGCTGCTGGAAGTGGTATGAGTGCAGGTTCAGGATTTTCTGTAGGTAGTGGTAAAGATATGTCTAAGCTTTATAATTCTACTGAAGCTTTAGCTTTTGTAACAGCTTTTTCGGCAGCATTTGGAGTGAGTGCCAAAGGTGATGGTTCTTCTCAGTTTGCAAATTTTGGACATTCTGATGCAAGCATAAAAGATATAGCCGCAAAGGATCAACAAGCAGGTGTTACTACACTCAAAGGTGCTATGGCTGTGATGGATATAGCTGAAACTGCTATTACTAATCTAGATCAAATTAGAGCTGATTTAGGTTCGGTGCAAAATCAAATCACTGCTACATTAAACAATATCAGTGTAACTCAAGTAAATATCAAATCAGCTGAATCAAACATTAGAGATGTGGATTTTGCGGCTGAAAGTGCAAACTTTGCTAAATTTAATATCTTAGCACAAAGTGGATCTTATGCTATGAGTCAGGCTAATGCTGTGCAACAAAATGTAATGAGATTATTACAATAA
- a CDS encoding flagellin A: MGFRINTNIGAMNAHANSTITARELDKSLSRLSSGLRINSAADDASGMAIADSLRSQAATLGQAINNGNDAIGILQTADKAMDEQLKILDTIKVKATQAAQDGQSTKTRNMLQADINRLMEELDNIANTTAFNGKQLLSGNFVNQEFQMGAQSNQTIKATIGPTQSSKIGVTRFETGSAAKSSGIAQLTIKNYNGVDDFKFQPVVISTSVGTGLGALAEEINRVADKTGVRANFLVQTTGVGPIKGGTTSDDFKINGVVIGKIEYKDSDENGALVAAINSVKDTTGVEASRDPNGRLVLNSRDGRGIKIEGDMGPGAGILAKDKENYGRLSLVKNDGKDILISGTGLEAIGMGAGDMISQASVSLRESKGRIDTNVADAMGFNAYKGGGRMIVTYSSVSAFMSAAGSGMSAGSGFSVGSGKNMSLVYNSTDALAFVTAFSAAFGVSAAGDGSSQFANFVATANIAGKDQTPGVTTLKGAMAVMDIVETATANLDAIRADIGSVQNQITATLNNISVTQVNIKSAESNIRDVDFAAESANFSKYNILAQSGSYAMSQANAVQQNVLKLLQ; encoded by the coding sequence ATGGGTTTTAGAATAAACACCAACATAGGTGCAATGAATGCACATGCAAATTCAACTATCACAGCAAGAGAATTAGATAAATCTCTAAGTAGACTTAGTTCAGGTCTTAGAATCAACTCTGCAGCTGATGATGCTTCAGGTATGGCTATTGCTGATAGTTTAAGATCACAAGCTGCCACTTTAGGTCAAGCTATAAATAATGGTAATGATGCTATAGGTATCTTACAAACTGCTGATAAAGCTATGGATGAGCAACTTAAAATCTTAGATACCATTAAAGTAAAAGCTACTCAAGCAGCTCAAGATGGACAAAGCACAAAAACAAGAAATATGCTTCAAGCTGATATCAATCGTTTGATGGAAGAACTTGATAATATAGCAAATACTACAGCTTTCAATGGTAAGCAACTTTTAAGTGGAAATTTTGTTAATCAAGAATTCCAAATGGGTGCTCAATCAAATCAAACCATAAAAGCTACTATAGGACCAACTCAATCAAGCAAAATCGGTGTTACTAGATTTGAAACTGGTTCTGCTGCTAAAAGTAGTGGTATAGCTCAACTTACTATTAAAAATTATAACGGAGTTGATGATTTTAAATTCCAACCAGTAGTGATTTCTACTTCAGTAGGAACAGGGCTTGGTGCTTTAGCTGAAGAGATTAATAGGGTAGCTGATAAAACTGGAGTTAGAGCAAATTTCTTAGTGCAAACTACAGGCGTAGGTCCTATAAAAGGTGGAACTACGAGTGATGATTTTAAAATCAATGGTGTTGTTATAGGTAAGATAGAATACAAAGATAGTGATGAAAATGGAGCTTTGGTTGCTGCTATAAATTCAGTTAAAGATACTACAGGGGTAGAAGCTTCAAGAGACCCTAATGGAAGACTTGTATTAAATTCAAGAGATGGTAGAGGTATCAAAATAGAAGGAGATATGGGTCCTGGTGCAGGTATTTTAGCAAAAGATAAAGAAAATTATGGTCGTTTATCTTTAGTGAAAAATGATGGTAAAGATATATTAATCTCAGGAACTGGACTTGAAGCTATTGGTATGGGTGCAGGAGATATGATTTCTCAAGCATCAGTTTCACTAAGAGAATCAAAAGGTAGAATTGATACCAATGTAGCTGATGCTATGGGCTTTAATGCTTATAAGGGTGGTGGTAGAATGATAGTTACCTACTCATCTGTTTCTGCTTTTATGAGTGCTGCTGGAAGTGGTATGAGTGCAGGTTCAGGATTTTCTGTAGGTAGTGGTAAAAATATGTCTTTAGTATATAACTCTACCGATGCTTTAGCTTTTGTAACAGCTTTTTCGGCAGCATTTGGAGTGAGTGCGGCTGGTGATGGTTCTTCTCAGTTTGCAAATTTTGTAGCAACTGCAAATATAGCAGGTAAAGATCAAACACCAGGTGTTACTACACTCAAAGGTGCTATGGCTGTGATGGATATAGTTGAAACTGCTACGGCAAATTTAGATGCTATTAGGGCTGATATAGGTTCGGTGCAAAATCAAATCACTGCTACATTAAACAATATTAGTGTAACTCAAGTAAATATCAAATCAGCTGAATCAAACATTAGAGATGTGGATTTTGCGGCTGAAAGTGCGAATTTTTCTAAATACAATATCTTAGCACAAAGTGGATCTTATGCTATGAGTCAGGCTAATGCTGTGCAACAAAATGTTTTAAAACTTTTACAATAA
- a CDS encoding motility associated factor glycosyltransferase family protein — protein sequence MKTEIFKKNLKALKGGEYKNLRQKLSKVKESKNYTYEFGKDPLHCNIIFQNSKLIYNQNPLKELEEKLAFFKKEYARYPVLFFYGLGNGILYKSLLLNKEHKRIIVFERDLELIFLVLNMIDFSKELSQGRLILILNSEMNYTKADILCSFLDLFLKTYNLHIHSSFYEEQKEEIQKINSLNSKVIKNIALRRGNDPIDAMQGIEQFVLNIPKMLTHPSLEELKAKRSNKSDNAILVATGPSLKKQLPLLKKYANKATIFCADSAYPILARAGIKPDYVCMLERDDAVAKCFDNDFGDFDKDITFVLVSLVHKNSINFLEKNKRKYLLISRSLPFAYSLGLHEFGYIGGGMSVAHLNYELALLLGHKNIILIGQDLAYNDDGKSHSEGFFSDYDDYYAKEFEKDKDKFKTLAYGGKGYVQSSEVWLLFKQIFEGLIYKQTKAKIYNATEGGARIEGTIEKPFKTLCQTLLQKEIKKPFAKLKNLQRKKSEELMLKAYKQIKQNIKNSEVFLKDCKRLYKELNNQTKIRYTLHELNAKIDQLKEKLESNKFIFLREVLSPSLFHLESNFSKIYVLAINNDSDKQNKLLAWIEAHKTWLEDITELALVQQKALKIAIMPLQDILEKRNII from the coding sequence ATGAAAACAGAAATTTTTAAAAAAAATTTAAAAGCACTCAAAGGTGGAGAATACAAAAATTTAAGACAAAAACTAAGTAAAGTAAAAGAAAGTAAAAATTATACCTACGAGTTTGGAAAAGACCCTTTACATTGTAATATCATCTTTCAAAATTCTAAACTTATTTATAATCAAAATCCCTTGAAAGAATTAGAAGAAAAATTAGCATTTTTCAAAAAAGAATACGCAAGATACCCTGTGTTATTTTTTTATGGTCTAGGAAATGGAATTTTATATAAAAGTTTATTGCTTAATAAAGAGCACAAAAGAATTATAGTTTTTGAAAGAGATTTAGAATTAATATTTTTAGTTTTAAATATGATAGATTTTTCAAAAGAACTCTCTCAAGGTAGATTAATTCTTATTCTCAATAGTGAGATGAATTATACTAAAGCTGATATTTTGTGTTCTTTTTTGGATTTATTTTTAAAAACTTACAATCTTCATATTCATTCTTCTTTTTACGAAGAACAAAAAGAAGAAATTCAAAAAATAAATTCTTTAAATTCTAAAGTGATTAAAAATATAGCTTTAAGAAGAGGTAATGACCCAATAGATGCGATGCAAGGCATAGAACAATTTGTTTTAAATATACCAAAAATGCTTACTCATCCAAGTCTTGAAGAGTTAAAAGCAAAAAGAAGCAATAAAAGCGATAATGCCATCTTAGTAGCCACTGGTCCATCTTTAAAAAAACAACTTCCTTTACTTAAAAAATACGCAAACAAAGCTACTATTTTCTGTGCTGATAGTGCATATCCTATCTTAGCAAGAGCAGGGATTAAACCTGATTATGTTTGTATGCTAGAAAGAGATGATGCGGTTGCAAAATGTTTTGATAATGATTTTGGCGACTTTGATAAAGATATTACCTTTGTTTTAGTTTCTCTAGTTCATAAAAATAGTATCAATTTTTTAGAAAAAAATAAAAGAAAATACCTTTTAATCTCAAGATCATTACCTTTTGCTTATTCTTTGGGATTGCATGAATTTGGTTATATTGGTGGTGGAATGAGTGTAGCACATTTAAATTACGAATTAGCTCTTTTGCTAGGACATAAAAATATCATTTTAATAGGTCAAGACTTAGCTTATAACGATGATGGAAAATCTCATAGCGAAGGTTTTTTTAGTGATTATGATGATTATTATGCAAAAGAATTTGAAAAAGATAAAGATAAATTCAAAACCTTAGCCTATGGAGGAAAAGGTTATGTTCAAAGCTCAGAAGTTTGGTTATTGTTTAAACAAATTTTTGAAGGCTTAATCTATAAACAAACAAAAGCAAAAATTTACAATGCTACTGAAGGTGGTGCTAGGATAGAAGGAACCATAGAAAAACCTTTTAAAACTTTATGTCAAACACTTTTGCAAAAAGAGATTAAAAAACCTTTTGCAAAATTAAAGAATTTACAACGCAAAAAAAGTGAAGAGCTAATGCTAAAGGCTTATAAACAAATCAAGCAAAACATCAAAAATAGTGAAGTTTTTTTAAAAGATTGTAAAAGACTATATAAAGAATTAAACAACCAAACAAAAATTCGCTATACACTTCATGAATTAAACGCCAAAATAGATCAGTTAAAAGAAAAATTAGAAAGCAATAAATTCATTTTTTTAAGAGAAGTTTTAAGTCCTTCTTTGTTTCATTTGGAAAGTAATTTTTCAAAAATTTATGTTCTTGCTATAAACAATGATAGTGATAAACAAAATAAACTTTTAGCTTGGATTGAAGCACATAAAACTTGGTTAGAAGATATAACAGAACTTGCTCTAGTCCAGCAAAAAGCTTTGAAAATAGCCATTATGCCATTGCAAGATATTTTAGAAAAAAGAAATATAATATAA
- a CDS encoding motility associated factor glycosyltransferase family protein, giving the protein MDKALFKKNISALNENFQTIFKNIKKTKYKILQGKDSLDINIIDEWGGVIYENTLLELNSKLNFYHQNYRLYPVLYFYGFGNGILYKALLQNPNLKHIVVFEKDFELIYLLFFYIDFSQELKQGKLIIAEENPQNCALLALMSKNPFREFIRTYFLEPHCQYYEQFEQSILNLNQKILSNIRSIATIKGTDAKDTLQGIDQFMQNIPIMLSKPCLKELLDKRKAKAKNAIIVSTGPSLSKQLPLLKQYQENVVIFCADSAYPILEEKNIKPDYVFMVERGEITAEFFNNDFKDFDKNILFILSSLVHPNAIKYLEKNKRNFMLISKETFETYFKLNAFGYVDYALSVAHLAFIVANLLEFENIIFVGQDLAYNDLGHSHPKNYKHSPTYESQMDKFNTIAYGGKGFVKTHIVWDMFRVNLQHLFTLSKAKIYNATEGGARIEGSIEKSFKKLCEDLLKEKIDKNFKKLDNLKYTKKQEYLLKTYYQINLLLKDITHYLQKYADMILFIKDNFNDFSKIIQFLDDFDLDDFKNNELIKTLLACYLDQMRFTLAKIYIIIPSDKNILLQKNQAWVNLHLEYFQLILITLESLKNLILKNKDIIENEVLRNKLEKYIKK; this is encoded by the coding sequence ATGGATAAAGCTCTTTTTAAAAAAAATATTTCCGCTTTAAATGAAAATTTTCAAACTATTTTTAAAAATATTAAAAAAACAAAATACAAAATTTTACAAGGCAAAGATTCTTTAGATATTAATATTATTGATGAATGGGGGGGGGTAATCTATGAAAATACTTTACTGGAACTAAACTCTAAATTAAATTTTTATCATCAAAATTATAGGCTTTATCCGGTGCTTTATTTTTATGGATTTGGAAATGGAATTTTATATAAAGCTCTTTTGCAAAATCCAAATTTAAAACATATTGTAGTTTTTGAAAAGGATTTTGAGCTTATATATCTTTTATTTTTTTATATTGATTTTTCACAAGAATTAAAACAAGGTAAATTAATCATTGCTGAAGAAAATCCACAAAATTGTGCTTTGCTTGCTTTAATGTCTAAAAATCCATTTAGAGAATTTATAAGAACTTATTTTTTAGAACCTCATTGTCAATATTATGAGCAATTTGAGCAAAGCATTTTAAATTTAAATCAAAAAATACTATCTAATATAAGATCCATAGCCACCATAAAAGGCACAGATGCAAAAGATACCTTACAAGGTATAGATCAGTTTATGCAAAATATTCCTATTATGCTATCAAAACCTTGCTTGAAAGAACTGCTAGATAAAAGAAAAGCTAAAGCTAAAAATGCCATCATAGTTTCAACCGGACCATCTTTAAGCAAACAACTTCCTTTATTAAAACAATATCAAGAAAATGTCGTGATTTTTTGTGCTGATAGTGCTTATCCTATTTTAGAAGAAAAAAATATCAAACCTGATTATGTTTTTATGGTTGAAAGAGGTGAAATTACAGCTGAATTTTTTAATAATGATTTTAAAGATTTTGATAAAAATATTCTCTTTATATTAAGCTCACTAGTCCATCCAAATGCTATAAAATATTTAGAGAAAAATAAAAGAAATTTTATGCTAATCTCAAAAGAAACCTTTGAAACATATTTTAAACTCAATGCTTTTGGTTATGTAGATTATGCACTTTCAGTAGCACATTTAGCTTTTATAGTTGCTAATTTATTGGAATTTGAAAATATTATTTTTGTCGGTCAAGATTTAGCATATAATGATTTAGGGCATTCTCATCCAAAAAATTACAAACATAGCCCAACTTACGAAAGTCAAATGGATAAATTTAACACTATAGCTTATGGTGGAAAAGGATTTGTTAAAACACATATTGTATGGGACATGTTTAGAGTAAATCTGCAACACCTTTTTACTCTTTCAAAAGCTAAAATTTACAATGCTACTGAAGGTGGAGCTAGGATAGAAGGAAGTATAGAAAAATCTTTTAAAAAATTGTGCGAGGATTTATTAAAAGAAAAAATTGATAAAAATTTTAAAAAATTAGATAATTTAAAATATACCAAAAAACAAGAATATCTTTTAAAAACTTACTATCAAATCAATTTACTTTTAAAAGATATCACGCATTATTTGCAAAAATATGCTGATATGATTTTATTTATCAAAGATAATTTTAATGATTTTTCAAAAATCATTCAATTTTTAGATGATTTTGATTTAGATGATTTTAAAAACAATGAATTGATTAAAACTTTACTTGCTTGTTATTTAGATCAAATGCGTTTTACTTTAGCTAAAATTTACATAATCATTCCAAGTGATAAAAATATTCTTTTACAAAAAAATCAAGCTTGGGTTAATTTACATTTAGAGTATTTTCAGCTTATATTAATTACCCTAGAAAGTTTAAAAAATCTTATATTAAAAAATAAAGATATTATTGAAAATGAAGTTTTAAGAAATAAGTTAGAAAAATATATTAAAAAATGA